One genomic region from Eptesicus fuscus isolate TK198812 chromosome 4, DD_ASM_mEF_20220401, whole genome shotgun sequence encodes:
- the FST gene encoding follistatin isoform X2, producing the protein MGRSRHQPGGLCLLLLLLCQFLEDRSAQAGNCWLRQARNGRCQVLYKTELSREECCGTGRLSTSWTEEDVSDNTLFKWMIFNGGAPNCIPCKETCENVDCGPGKKCRMNKKNKPRCVCAPDCSNVTWKGPVCGLDGKTYRSECALLKARCKEQPELEVQYQGKCRKTCRDVFCPGSSTCVVDQTNNAYCVTCNRVCPEPTSSEQYLCGNDGVTYSSACHLRKATCLLGRSIGLAYEGKCVTKSCEDIPCSGGKKCLWDFKVGRGRCSLCDELCPESKSEEPVCASDNATYASECAMKEAACSAGVLLEVRHSGSCNSISEDTEEEEEDEDQDYSFPISSILEW; encoded by the exons CTGGGAACTGCTGGCTGCGCCAGGCCCGCAACGGCCGCTGCCAGGTGCTGTACAAGACGGAGCTGAGCAGGGAGGAGTGCTGCGGCACCGGCCGCCTCAGCACCTCGTGGACGGAGGAGGACGTCAGCGACAACACGCTCTTCAAGTGGATGATTTTCAACGGGGGCGCCCCCAACTGCATCCCCTGTAAAG AAACGTGCGAGAACGTGGACTGCGGACCCGGGAAGAAATGCCGGATGAACAAGAAGAACAAACCGCGCTGCGTCTGCGCCCCGGATTGCTCCAACGTCACCTGGAAAGGCCCGGTCTGTGGCCTGGACGGCAAAACCTACCGCAGCGAGTGCGCGCTCCTCAAGGCCCGGTGTAAGGAGCAGCCGGAGCTGGAGGTCCAGTACCAGGGCAAGTGCAGAA AGACCTGCCGGGATGTCTTCTGTCCGGGGAGCTCCACCTGTGTGGTGGACCAGACCAACAACGCCTACTGCGTGACCTGTAACCGGGTGTGCCCGGAGCCCACCTCCTCGGAGCAGTATCTGTGCGGCAACGACGGGGTGACCTACTCCAGCGCCTGCCACCTGCGGAAGGCCACCTGCCTGCTGGGCAGGTCCATCGGCCTGGCCTACGAGGGAAAGTGTGTCA CAAAGTCCTGTGAGGACATCCCGTGCAGCGGCGGGAAGAAGTGCCTGTGGGACTTCAAGGTTGGCCGAGGCCGGTGTTCCCTGTGCGACGAGCTGTGCCCCGAGAGTAAGTCCGAGGAGCCGGTCTGTGCCAGCGACAACGCCACGTACGCCAGCGAGTGCGCCATGAAGGAGGCCGCCTGCTCGGCGGGCGTGCTGCTGGAAGTGAGACACTCCGGATCTTGCAACT CCATTTCGGAAGACaccgaggaagaggaggaagatgaagacCAGGACTACAGCTTCCCCATATCTTCCATTCTAGAGTGGTAA
- the FST gene encoding follistatin isoform X1 encodes MGRSRHQPGGLCLLLLLLCQFLEDRSAQAGNCWLRQARNGRCQVLYKTELSREECCGTGRLSTSWTEEDVSDNTLFKWMIFNGGAPNCIPCKETCENVDCGPGKKCRMNKKNKPRCVCAPDCSNVTWKGPVCGLDGKTYRSECALLKARCKEQPELEVQYQGKCRKTCRDVFCPGSSTCVVDQTNNAYCVTCNRVCPEPTSSEQYLCGNDGVTYSSACHLRKATCLLGRSIGLAYEGKCVKAKSCEDIPCSGGKKCLWDFKVGRGRCSLCDELCPESKSEEPVCASDNATYASECAMKEAACSAGVLLEVRHSGSCNSISEDTEEEEEDEDQDYSFPISSILEW; translated from the exons CTGGGAACTGCTGGCTGCGCCAGGCCCGCAACGGCCGCTGCCAGGTGCTGTACAAGACGGAGCTGAGCAGGGAGGAGTGCTGCGGCACCGGCCGCCTCAGCACCTCGTGGACGGAGGAGGACGTCAGCGACAACACGCTCTTCAAGTGGATGATTTTCAACGGGGGCGCCCCCAACTGCATCCCCTGTAAAG AAACGTGCGAGAACGTGGACTGCGGACCCGGGAAGAAATGCCGGATGAACAAGAAGAACAAACCGCGCTGCGTCTGCGCCCCGGATTGCTCCAACGTCACCTGGAAAGGCCCGGTCTGTGGCCTGGACGGCAAAACCTACCGCAGCGAGTGCGCGCTCCTCAAGGCCCGGTGTAAGGAGCAGCCGGAGCTGGAGGTCCAGTACCAGGGCAAGTGCAGAA AGACCTGCCGGGATGTCTTCTGTCCGGGGAGCTCCACCTGTGTGGTGGACCAGACCAACAACGCCTACTGCGTGACCTGTAACCGGGTGTGCCCGGAGCCCACCTCCTCGGAGCAGTATCTGTGCGGCAACGACGGGGTGACCTACTCCAGCGCCTGCCACCTGCGGAAGGCCACCTGCCTGCTGGGCAGGTCCATCGGCCTGGCCTACGAGGGAAAGTGTGTCA AAGCAAAGTCCTGTGAGGACATCCCGTGCAGCGGCGGGAAGAAGTGCCTGTGGGACTTCAAGGTTGGCCGAGGCCGGTGTTCCCTGTGCGACGAGCTGTGCCCCGAGAGTAAGTCCGAGGAGCCGGTCTGTGCCAGCGACAACGCCACGTACGCCAGCGAGTGCGCCATGAAGGAGGCCGCCTGCTCGGCGGGCGTGCTGCTGGAAGTGAGACACTCCGGATCTTGCAACT CCATTTCGGAAGACaccgaggaagaggaggaagatgaagacCAGGACTACAGCTTCCCCATATCTTCCATTCTAGAGTGGTAA
- the FST gene encoding follistatin isoform X3 yields MGRSRHQPGGLCLLLLLLCQFLEDRSAQAGNCWLRQARNGRCQVLYKTELSREECCGTGRLSTSWTEEDVSDNTLFKWMIFNGGAPNCIPCKETCENVDCGPGKKCRMNKKNKPRCVCAPDCSNVTWKGPVCGLDGKTYRSECALLKARCKEQPELEVQYQGKCRKTCRDVFCPGSSTCVVDQTNNAYCVTCNRVCPEPTSSEQYLCGNDGVTYSSACHLRKATCLLGRSIGLAYEGKCVKAKSCEDIPCSGGKKCLWDFKVGRGRCSLCDELCPESKSEEPVCASDNATYASECAMKEAACSAGVLLEVRHSGSCN; encoded by the exons CTGGGAACTGCTGGCTGCGCCAGGCCCGCAACGGCCGCTGCCAGGTGCTGTACAAGACGGAGCTGAGCAGGGAGGAGTGCTGCGGCACCGGCCGCCTCAGCACCTCGTGGACGGAGGAGGACGTCAGCGACAACACGCTCTTCAAGTGGATGATTTTCAACGGGGGCGCCCCCAACTGCATCCCCTGTAAAG AAACGTGCGAGAACGTGGACTGCGGACCCGGGAAGAAATGCCGGATGAACAAGAAGAACAAACCGCGCTGCGTCTGCGCCCCGGATTGCTCCAACGTCACCTGGAAAGGCCCGGTCTGTGGCCTGGACGGCAAAACCTACCGCAGCGAGTGCGCGCTCCTCAAGGCCCGGTGTAAGGAGCAGCCGGAGCTGGAGGTCCAGTACCAGGGCAAGTGCAGAA AGACCTGCCGGGATGTCTTCTGTCCGGGGAGCTCCACCTGTGTGGTGGACCAGACCAACAACGCCTACTGCGTGACCTGTAACCGGGTGTGCCCGGAGCCCACCTCCTCGGAGCAGTATCTGTGCGGCAACGACGGGGTGACCTACTCCAGCGCCTGCCACCTGCGGAAGGCCACCTGCCTGCTGGGCAGGTCCATCGGCCTGGCCTACGAGGGAAAGTGTGTCA AAGCAAAGTCCTGTGAGGACATCCCGTGCAGCGGCGGGAAGAAGTGCCTGTGGGACTTCAAGGTTGGCCGAGGCCGGTGTTCCCTGTGCGACGAGCTGTGCCCCGAGAGTAAGTCCGAGGAGCCGGTCTGTGCCAGCGACAACGCCACGTACGCCAGCGAGTGCGCCATGAAGGAGGCCGCCTGCTCGGCGGGCGTGCTGCTGGAAGTGAGACACTCCGGATCTTGCAACT GA